The Drosophila nasuta strain 15112-1781.00 chromosome 2L, ASM2355853v1, whole genome shotgun sequence genome window below encodes:
- the LOC132798402 gene encoding uncharacterized protein LOC132798402, with product MEVMKLLLSKCNKIVSLLRCATKKKVIVVGGPTTTTTAAAAGCVGSCNLLMLLLQAVCILTMWLSHAPQLCLAAPSTAATNETETAWPPMHHYDIWSADLKSSAATVPKQQLDMDADVDVDVDLIEEEELLQHAHGYSYSYGSRPQMSSQQWSSPQFSNRSSSQSHSSSNSIRRPKVIHLFPVPVDGECLADDGRRMGNCFNAYECRQKGGQARGECAMGFGVCCVFMAECNGTIANNLTYIVSPGFPSFMPSNFTECKLRVKIMSEDISQLRIDFDHFSLGQPNRRTGVCDGDVFHITGGARGAFQLCGQNSGQHMYYDVAVRTVPRQSTLYGSLRPAAATNVSANPQDQVIEITLNVSRRFLPMRLWEIRVLQIPFTQRAPPGCLQYHTGVEGVMQTFNFAENGRHLANQHYRICVRQETDMCSISYQPCDEQSFRIGGGLGGGSFMSNAASSTVSPPVTELSAAAENATSTTTNLLQLLSQWVRNTTTEDPTTTTAATTAAPMRNASSTAATSAMTTAAPVRSTTAAAAVAADDDYPGWVDEPEEEEAEEEEEQPAAPTNDDAEGSGGGDDNSNSIFNFFGGGGGATSAQPGVSRRPRPVGGVTASLGVSSSGGFDLFGFLRSAFDLRHRRRRRQARQFFSTCADRITMPCIIEDFIGTGLGPLPGCEPVHCGSQFCSTGTWPCRIESTVTPFYIGVHFGGGDAPGKGSAEENIGACLRYAQVQCI from the exons ATGGAAGtcatgaaattgttgttgagcAAGTGCAATAAAATCGTGAGCTTATTACGATGCGCGACTAAAAAGAAAGTTATTGTCGTTGGtggcccaacaacaacaacaactgcagcagcagccggtTGTGTTGGTTCTTGCAacctgctgatgttgctgctgcaagctGTTTGCATACTCACAATGTGGCTGAGCCATGCACCTCAGCTGTGCCTCGCAGCACCATCGACTGCAGCCACAAATGAGACCGAGACCGCCTGGCCACCCATGCATCATTATGATATCTGGAGCGCAGATTTAAAATCGTCAGCGGCAACTGtgccaaagcagcagctggaTATGGATGCCGACGtagatgtggatgtggatcTCATTGAGGAAGAGGAATTACTGCAACATGCTCACGGCTATAGCTACAGCTATGGCTCTAGGCCACAAATGAGCAGCCAGCAGTGGAGCAGTCCTCAATTTAGCAAtcgaagcagcagccaaagccacagcagcagcaacagcattcgACGGCCCAAAG TTATCCATCTGTTTCCGGTGCCCGTGGATGGCGAGTGCCTGGCGGACGATGGTCGTCGGATGGGAAACTGCTTCAATGCCTACGAGTGTCGCCAGAAGGGCGGCCAAGCACGGGGGGAATGCGCGATGGGCTTTGGCGTCTGCTGCGTATTCATGGCCGAGTGCAACGGCACCATAGCCAACAATTTAACGTATATAGTCTCGCCGGGATTTCCCAGTTTCATGCCCAGCAATTTCACGGAATGCAAGCTGCGAGTGAAGATCATGAGCGAGGACATCAGTCAGCTGCGAATCGATTTCGATCACTTCTCGCTGGGACAACCGAATCGCCGAACGGGAGTTTGTGATGGGGATGTGTTTCACATCACTGGCGGAGCTCGAGGAGCCTTTCAGCTATGCGGACAAAACAGCGGACAGCATA tgtattatgatgtggcaGTGCGCACCGTGCCACGTCAATCGACGCTCTATGGCAGCTTACGTCCAGCGGCAGCGACGAATGTGTCAGCAAATCCTCAGGATCAGGTCATAGAGATTACACTGAATGTTTCCCGACGCTTTCTGCCCATGCGTCTGTGGGAAATACGCGTGCTGCAAATACCCTTTACACAACGTGCCCCGCCGGGTTGCCTGCAATATCACACGGGTGTCGAGGGCGTCATGCAGACGTTTAACTTTGCGGAGAACGGTCGCCACTTGGCCAATCAGCACTACAGGATCTGCGTGCGTCAGGAGACGGACATGTGCTCGATCAGCTATCAGCCGTGTGATGAGCAATCGTTTCGCATTGGCGGCGGGTTGGGCGGCGGTTCCTTTATGTCGAATGCTGCAAGTTCAACTGTGTCGCCGCCTGTCACTGAACTCTCCGCGGCAGCTGAGAATGCCACGTCCACAACGACGAATCTGTTGCAGTTGCTAAGCCAGTGGGTGAGGAACACGACGACTGAAGAcccgacaacgacaacagctgCAACGACAGCGGCGCCTATGAGAAATGCcagcagcacagcagcaacgtcTGCCATGACCACAGCGGCGCCAGTGCGttccacaacagcagcagcagcagttgccgcTGATGATGATTATCCCGGCTGGGTGGACGAGCCagaagaggaggaggcggaggaggaagaggagcaGCCTGCAGCTCCGACCAACGATGATGCTGAGGGCTCTGGGGGTggcgacgacaacagcaatagcatcTTTAATTTCTTCGGCGGAGGCGGCGGCGCAACGAGCGCTCAACCCGGAGTCTCGAGACGTCCGCGTCCGGTGGGCGGTGTAACGGCCTCGTTGGGTGTCAGCAGCTCCGGAGGCTTTGATCTGTTTGGCTTTTTGCGCAGCGCATTTGATTTGCGACATCGGCGACGTCGTCGGCAGGCGCGACAATTCTTTAGCACGTGTGCGGATCGCATTACGATGCCCTGCATCATTGAGGATTTCATTGGCACCGGACTGGGACCTTTGCCGGGCTGCGAGCCCGTTCATTGTGGCTCTCAGTTCTGCTCCACGGGCACCTGGCCGTGTCGCATCGAAAGCACCGTCACTCCCTTCTACATTGGC
- the LOC132795990 gene encoding transcription factor SPT20 homolog isoform X1: MSGNQQQQQQQQQQQQQLQLQLQQQLKNHQQQQKATTSNTAPSNLIKINSVDKIVHKTTATISKQQQQQQQQQQQQFQQRRSLLPATTTTAATTAAQQSVTPTPTSAAQSPAQSHQLQTVATIHQQHSTQQQHTQHATATAATVSRLPIQQQQQQQQQINNSSKELPPTRRSFYQLQQQQQQQQQQQQQQQQSTLKAHLKAPAHSIPPRYQPPPQPGPAAGGGILKPHLPLKYPPDIPQLSSIYIPDSVKQQQQQQRQQQRFLQQQQQQQQSVGKQDMLKFVRKPEQEHPSPVASVTSSSVAATGIPTTTANGGRLTVEQNRQLQSLVNELRALKEQNQRLLDDNQELRDLCCFLDDDRQKGRKLAREWQRFGRYTASVMRQEVAAYQNKLRQLDDKQQELITDNLELKELCLYLDEERAHVAANALCAGCGAATRNALRDDGDGSSSSTNADETITALRNYAEQRQLPQDLRNAHTLNDQTLQYVRSLERRIQQLEEERTTPTANMQQQQQQQSQQQQQGQSTTTAAATATVASPAKLAPSPHPPPPPHLHNQQDISQAVAAAAAAMQMQQLPEPIAGRPEAVVRALQVLEVREQLERDRLGNLAGNALDQMDDGEKALVREMCNVVWRKLEGSPHAATALEPL, from the exons atgtccggcaatcaacagcagcagcagcagcaacaacaacagcaacaacaacttcaactacaactacagcaacaactgaagaatcaccaacaacaacaaaaggcaacaacttCAAATACAGCTCCAAgcaatttgataaaaattaaTAGCGTTGACAAAATTGTACATAAAACAACAGCGACGATTAgtaagcagcaacagcagcaacaacaacaacagcagcaacaatttcaGCAGAGACGCTCAttgctgccagcaacaacaacaacagcagcgacaacagcagcgcagCAAAGCGTAACGCCAACGCCGACGTCGGCAGCGCAGTCGCCTGCACAGTCGCATCAGCTGCAAACTGTGGCCACAATACACCAGCAACACTcgacacaacagcaacacacacagcacgcaacagcaacagcagcaactgtttcTCGTCTCCCcatccaacaacaacaacagcaacaacaacagatcaATAACAGTTCTAAAGAGTTGCCGCCCACGCGACGCAGCTTCTatcaattgcagcagcagcaacaacagcaacaacaacaacagcagcagcagcagcaatcgacGCTTAAGGCGCATTTAAAAGCGCCCGCTCACTCGATCCCCCCTCGCTATCAGCCACCGCCGCAGCCGGGTCCAGCAGCTGGTGGTGGCATTTTGAAGCCACACTTGCCTTTGAAGTATCCACCGGATATCCCACAATTATCCAGCATCTATATACCAGACTCTgttaagcagcagcagcaacaacagcgacaacagcagcgctttctgcagcaacagcagcagcaacaacagtctGTAGGCAAACAGGATATGCTAAAGTTTGTGCGCAAACCGGAACAGGAACATCCGTCGCCCGTTGCATCGGTCACCTCATCCAGTGTGGCAGCCACGGGcattccaacaacaacagccaatgGCGGACGTTTAACAGTCGAACAGAATCGACAATTGCag TCCCTGGTGAATGAGCTCCGCGCGCTGAAGGAACAAAATCAGCGTCTGCTGGATGACAATCAGGAATTGCGCGATTTGTGCTGCTTTCTGGACGATGATCGTCAAAAGGGACGCAAGCTGGCACGCGAATGGCAGCGCTTTGGACGATACACGGCCAGTGTGATGCGACAGGAGGTGGCAGCCTATCAG AACAAACTGCGGCAGCTGGATGACAAGCAGCAGGAACTGATCACGGACAATCTGGAGCTGAAGGAGCTCTGTCTGTATCTGGACGAGGAGCGCGCCCATGTGGCAGCAAATGCTCTGTGCGCCGGCTGCGGAGCAGCGACGCGCAACGCGCTGCGAGATGATGGCGACGGCTCCAGTTCAAGCACGAACGCGGATGAGACAATCACAGCGCTGCGCAACTATGCGGAACAACGCCAATTGCCG CAGGATCTGCGCAACGCTCACACGCTGAACGATCAGACGTTGCAATATGTGCGCTCGTTGGAGCGACGCATCCAGCAGCTGGAGGAAGAGCGCACCACGCCCACAGCCaatatgcagcagcagcaacagcagcaatcacaacagcagcagcagggacaatcaacaacaacagcagcagcaacagcaacagtcgcaTCACCAGCCAAATTAGCGCCTTCGCCAcatcctcctccacctccacaTCTTCACAACCAGCAGGACATCAGTCAGGcggttgcagctgctgcggcagcaatgcaaatgcaacagtTGCCCGAACCCATCGCCGGTCGTCCCGAGGCTGTTGTTCGTGCCCTGCAAGTGCTCGAGGTGCGAGAGCAGTTGGAACGAGATCGTCTCGGAAATTTGGCCGGCAATGCTTTAGATCAGATGGATGATGGCGAGAAGGCGCTGGTGCGCGAGATGTGCAACGTGGTGTGGCGCAAGCTGGAAGGGAGTCCACATGCTGCCACAGCACTTGAACCGCTCTAA
- the LOC132795990 gene encoding transcription factor SPT20 homolog isoform X2, translated as MSGNQQQQQQQQQQQQQLQLQLQQQLKNHQQQQKATTSNTAPSNLIKINSVDKIVHKTTATISKQQQQQQQQQQQQFQQRRSLLPATTTTAATTAAQQSVTPTPTSAAQSPAQSHQLQTVATIHQQHSTQQQHTQHATATAATVSRLPIQQQQQQQQQINNSSKELPPTRRSFYQLQQQQQQQQQQQQQQQQSTLKAHLKAPAHSIPPRYQPPPQPGPAAGGGILKPHLPLKYPPDIPQLSSIYIPDSVKQQQQQQRQQQRFLQQQQQQQQSVGKQDMLKFVRKPEQEHPSPVASVTSSSVAATGIPTTTANGGRLTVEQNRQLQSLVNELRALKEQNQRLLDDNQELRDLCCFLDDDRQKGRKLAREWQRFGRYTASVMRQEVAAYQNKLRQLDDKQQELITDNLELKELCLYLDEERAHVAANALCAGCGAATRNALRDDGDGSSSSTNADETITALRNYAEQRQLPDLRNAHTLNDQTLQYVRSLERRIQQLEEERTTPTANMQQQQQQQSQQQQQGQSTTTAAATATVASPAKLAPSPHPPPPPHLHNQQDISQAVAAAAAAMQMQQLPEPIAGRPEAVVRALQVLEVREQLERDRLGNLAGNALDQMDDGEKALVREMCNVVWRKLEGSPHAATALEPL; from the exons atgtccggcaatcaacagcagcagcagcagcaacaacaacagcaacaacaacttcaactacaactacagcaacaactgaagaatcaccaacaacaacaaaaggcaacaacttCAAATACAGCTCCAAgcaatttgataaaaattaaTAGCGTTGACAAAATTGTACATAAAACAACAGCGACGATTAgtaagcagcaacagcagcaacaacaacaacagcagcaacaatttcaGCAGAGACGCTCAttgctgccagcaacaacaacaacagcagcgacaacagcagcgcagCAAAGCGTAACGCCAACGCCGACGTCGGCAGCGCAGTCGCCTGCACAGTCGCATCAGCTGCAAACTGTGGCCACAATACACCAGCAACACTcgacacaacagcaacacacacagcacgcaacagcaacagcagcaactgtttcTCGTCTCCCcatccaacaacaacaacagcaacaacaacagatcaATAACAGTTCTAAAGAGTTGCCGCCCACGCGACGCAGCTTCTatcaattgcagcagcagcaacaacagcaacaacaacaacagcagcagcagcagcaatcgacGCTTAAGGCGCATTTAAAAGCGCCCGCTCACTCGATCCCCCCTCGCTATCAGCCACCGCCGCAGCCGGGTCCAGCAGCTGGTGGTGGCATTTTGAAGCCACACTTGCCTTTGAAGTATCCACCGGATATCCCACAATTATCCAGCATCTATATACCAGACTCTgttaagcagcagcagcaacaacagcgacaacagcagcgctttctgcagcaacagcagcagcaacaacagtctGTAGGCAAACAGGATATGCTAAAGTTTGTGCGCAAACCGGAACAGGAACATCCGTCGCCCGTTGCATCGGTCACCTCATCCAGTGTGGCAGCCACGGGcattccaacaacaacagccaatgGCGGACGTTTAACAGTCGAACAGAATCGACAATTGCag TCCCTGGTGAATGAGCTCCGCGCGCTGAAGGAACAAAATCAGCGTCTGCTGGATGACAATCAGGAATTGCGCGATTTGTGCTGCTTTCTGGACGATGATCGTCAAAAGGGACGCAAGCTGGCACGCGAATGGCAGCGCTTTGGACGATACACGGCCAGTGTGATGCGACAGGAGGTGGCAGCCTATCAG AACAAACTGCGGCAGCTGGATGACAAGCAGCAGGAACTGATCACGGACAATCTGGAGCTGAAGGAGCTCTGTCTGTATCTGGACGAGGAGCGCGCCCATGTGGCAGCAAATGCTCTGTGCGCCGGCTGCGGAGCAGCGACGCGCAACGCGCTGCGAGATGATGGCGACGGCTCCAGTTCAAGCACGAACGCGGATGAGACAATCACAGCGCTGCGCAACTATGCGGAACAACGCCAATTGCCG GATCTGCGCAACGCTCACACGCTGAACGATCAGACGTTGCAATATGTGCGCTCGTTGGAGCGACGCATCCAGCAGCTGGAGGAAGAGCGCACCACGCCCACAGCCaatatgcagcagcagcaacagcagcaatcacaacagcagcagcagggacaatcaacaacaacagcagcagcaacagcaacagtcgcaTCACCAGCCAAATTAGCGCCTTCGCCAcatcctcctccacctccacaTCTTCACAACCAGCAGGACATCAGTCAGGcggttgcagctgctgcggcagcaatgcaaatgcaacagtTGCCCGAACCCATCGCCGGTCGTCCCGAGGCTGTTGTTCGTGCCCTGCAAGTGCTCGAGGTGCGAGAGCAGTTGGAACGAGATCGTCTCGGAAATTTGGCCGGCAATGCTTTAGATCAGATGGATGATGGCGAGAAGGCGCTGGTGCGCGAGATGTGCAACGTGGTGTGGCGCAAGCTGGAAGGGAGTCCACATGCTGCCACAGCACTTGAACCGCTCTAA